TCGGCCCGCTCCACGGTGATCACGGTCTCCGTGTAGGCGGTCGCGTTGTGCAGGTCCTCGTCCGCGCTACGCCGAGCTCCTCGAGGAGGCGGAGCCCAACCACCAGGAGGCGGACCGCCTGCTGCTCCCCGTGGGGGTGTCTTCGGCCGGGGCGGCACCCGGCCGGCGCCCGGGGCGCCACCGGGCGGCTTGGGCGGTGCTCCAGTGCGGGGAGGCGTAGCGCGCTTGCCGGGGGCCGCTGCTGGCCCGCTGCCGGGCCTCGGGCGGCCCTTGCGGCCGTGCCAGGGCCTACGGGGCGAGTGGCCCGGGCCGCCGCTCTTCTGGTCCGGGCGGGTCTTCCCACCGCGCTTGTCCTGGTCGGCCCTGGCGCCGCGCTTGGCCCTGTCCAGGCCCTTCCCGCCATCAGGACCGCCGCCGCTCTTCTTCGGCCGGGCCTTGTCTCCCCGGGGAGACAGAACGCCACCGTCGGCCTTGCGGTCGCGGGTGCGCTTCAGAAGGCCCTTGCCGGGCCCGCCTGGTGACTTGCCCTTGCCCGGGGCGAGAACTCCGGAGGACGGCTTACCGGTCTTCTCCGGGGGCGACGTCTTCCCGCTGCCGGGCTTGCCGGTCTTGCCGCTCGGCCCCGGCCCCTTTCCGTCTTTCGTCTTGTCCGGCGGCTTGGGCTTGGTCGGCCCGCCCCGCGGCTTGTCCGGTCCCTTCGTGGACGCGGGCGGCTTGCTCGGGCTGACGGGGCCAGGCTTCCGCGTAGGGCCGCCAGTGGATCCCTGCGCCGTGCTGCCGCCCTTGCCGGACTTCCCGGACCCGGACGGCCCGGCCGCCGCCTTCCGTCCGTCCTGGACGGCTTTGCGGCCGAACTCTGCGGACGTCGGGACCTTGGCGAGCCTGGCCCGGGCGTCCTCCTCGGCGGCGTGCCGCTTCACCTTCGCCTCACGCCACGCTGCCTCTTCGGCCGCGCGTTCCATGCGCCGCTGCCGCCAGTCGGACACCACGGTCACGGTGCCGCGCAGCGCGGCCAGGGCGACGGCGAGGACAGCCGACAAGGACAGGGCTCCCAGGCCCGGCCCCTGCTGCCCGGGCCCGTCGTCCAGGCCCTCGGACCGGAAGGTGGCCGGCGCATCACCCGTGGGCTGCGGAGGCAGCGGCGGAAGCGGCGCCGGTCCGGCAAGGACGTCGGCAAGCGACCCGGCCGCCGACTGGCGGACCCGGCCGGGAACGGCCCCGGCCCCGGCGTCCGGAGTGGTGTCCGGGGCCGGGGCCGACGAGGGCGACGGGGGCAGCGGGGGCGGGGCCGCGGCCTCGGGGAGCGGGGGCAGCGGCGGGGGAGTGGGTGGGTCCCCCGCCCGGGGTCGGAACGTGATCACGTTGGTGTCGTCGGTCATGAGAACTCGGGGCCCCTCCTGTTGACAGAGGGTGACCGGGTCGCGTACGCGCACGCGCGCTCGTGCGCTCCCGCGCTCAAGCGCTCGCATTATGCGCGAGGCCGGTCACCCTCTGCGGGTGGTGATGATGATGAATGTGAAGCCTCGGGCCGCTACTGCCCGTAGCGGTCGCAGTAGTTCTTGAGCGTCACCGCAAGGTCGTTCCACGCGGCCTCGTCACCCTGGCCGGCCCGGTCTCCGGCTATCTTCCGGGCCTGGTCCCACCAGAGCTCCGCGACGCCCCGCGGCCCTCGATCCTGCTGTGCCTGCTGCCGGGTGATGGCGTGCTGCCGCTGGTTGTAGGTGCGGCGTTCCGCCTTGGTCATCGGCCGGTCGCTCATCAGGCGCCTCGCTGCCACAGATCGCTGATGCCGCGTGCCGGGGCGGGCCCGGCGGCCGGGGTGGCAGCGTCCCCGCCTGTCGCCTGCTGCCGGGCGGCGGCCGTGGCCGTCTTGTGCAGGCTCTTCGCCGCGACGGAAGCGATGGCCTGACGACCGCCTGCCTTCCGGAGCTCCTTGGCCTGCCGCTTCTCGTCACGCTGCCCGGGGAGGGCGGCGACGTGGGCGACATGCCCGGCGTACGTGGTGCGCAGCGCCTCCGCTGCCCGCTCCTGCTGCCGGGCCGCCTTCGCCATGGTCCGCAGGTGCTTCTCCACCTTCCGGGCCCGCAGGACCGCCGACCAGCGGCCGTCACCCTCAACGTGCTGGGAGCGAAGCCCGGACTGGACGGCGGCGAGAGCGGCGTCGTACGCGGCGGCGTCGGCGGCGTGCTCCTGCTGCCGGGAAGCCGTCCAGGCCGTCATCGCGGACAGGGCAAGGAGCCGCTCGTACTGCTCGGGCCGGTTGATGTCAGGGGAGTTCGTCACGGTGTGCCCTCCGTCAGGCTCGGGGTGATCGGTCAGAAGGGGTGGGGCCTGGTGGTCCCGCAACCGCACCCGGCGAACCGGGGACGGCAGCAGCAGCGCCAGAACGTGCCGGAGGGCGGCACCAGCACGTGGCCGGGCCGCCCTCCTGGCGGGTGTTGCGGTGGTCAGATCCGGTAGCCCTCGGCCAGCAGCTCGATGGCCCAGCGGCGGTAGTTCGACGCGGTCGTGGTCGACACGGTGAACTCCTCCGCGATCGTCTCCAGGTGGATCGCCTCGACGTTCCCGTCGTGCTCGATCAGGGCCAGGCGGGCGAGCCGTCGCACAGCCCGGTCCTTCGGCGAGAGCCGCGCTTCGTCCTCGGCTTCCGCCGCCCGCCGCTCGATTCCCGCGATACGCAGTCGCGTTTCCGCCGCGAGGGCGTCCGCTTCCGCTGCGAGCTGCCGGGCGGCCGCAGCCTCCTGCTCGTCCCGCTCGGCGCGGGCCTGTGCGGCCTTCGCGAGGGCGTCCGCTTCCGCTGCGCGTTGCCGGGCTTCAGCGGCGGCCTCCTCGATTCCCGCCGCGCGTGCTTCCGTTCCCGCCGCGCGCTCGCGGTCCTCGGCGGCCTGCTTCACCGCGGCTGCCCGGCGGGCCTCAGCTTCGGCTGCGGCTGCCGTCTCCAGTGCCTGCACCTCGCCCTCAGCAGCCCGCTCGGCGGCGACCAGCCCGGCCCGTGCGGTCAAGGCGGCCTGCTCGGTCGACGCGGTCACCTCGTGCTGCACGGCCTGAACGGCTCCATTCCTTCGCAGGGCGCCGATCTGGGCCTCGGCGGCCCTATCGGCCGCCCGGGCGTCCGCGTCCGCCTGTGCCTCCTCCTTCGCCTCCCTCAGCAGCGCCTCGCGCTCCTCGGCCTGCCGGGGCAGGGCCAAGGCCTCGTCGATGGTGAGGCCGTACGGAGCCATCGTGAGGGGGAGCAGCAGATCGGCCGGCGCCTTGCGCTTCCAACCGCGGCCGTACCGGCGTTCCAGCAGTACCCGGTAGACGCGCATCTCCTGGTCCCGCTGGACGGCCTCCGTGTACGTGGGGACAGCCCACAGGCGCATGCGACGCCACAGGGCGAACGTGGGGGCGGGGGCGAGGAACCAGCGGTGGAGCGGGACGCGGGCGGCCACCTCGTCGCTGGTGGGGCGGACGATGCGGTCGACGCTGGTTTTGCCGAGCTCCACCACGACGATGAACAGCAGCGGGACGATGCCGTGGGCGAACGCTGCCACGTAATCCACGGGCTGCCAGGCGCCCGTTGCCGGGGCGGCGGAAGCGGCGTTCAGGACCACGGTCGCGCCTGTCAGC
This genomic stretch from Streptomyces sp. NBC_01689 harbors:
- a CDS encoding DUF2637 domain-containing protein, which translates into the protein MATAAMPLSGGDQRPVPAALNDVPVTPAVVPVAPAAVPGTVKGPGLGALTRAQQITAGVIVFAALVLAGIGLYLSFEHVAAFAHDRLRFQSLGKARLFTVGVDVGILVLIALDLLMAWLRRPVAWVRYPVWLLTGATVVLNAASAAPATGAWQPVDYVAAFAHGIVPLLFIVVVELGKTSVDRIVRPTSDEVAARVPLHRWFLAPAPTFALWRRMRLWAVPTYTEAVQRDQEMRVYRVLLERRYGRGWKRKAPADLLLPLTMAPYGLTIDEALALPRQAEEREALLREAKEEAQADADARAADRAAEAQIGALRRNGAVQAVQHEVTASTEQAALTARAGLVAAERAAEGEVQALETAAAAEAEARRAAAVKQAAEDRERAAGTEARAAGIEEAAAEARQRAAEADALAKAAQARAERDEQEAAAARQLAAEADALAAETRLRIAGIERRAAEAEDEARLSPKDRAVRRLARLALIEHDGNVEAIHLETIAEEFTVSTTTASNYRRWAIELLAEGYRI